In Chrysemys picta bellii isolate R12L10 chromosome 4, ASM1138683v2, whole genome shotgun sequence, the sequence AAAATGCAGAAATTCCTAAACCGATTATTTTGGACATTGAGGATATATAGtaaaactaataaaaataaactttgtGCCATATTTCTGAAATAACGTATATACACAAAGGGAGGATTCATCCCTACCAATGAGTTTGTCTTGTTTACCTTCTAGACAAGTAACACAAGTAGTCATTTTGTCAAGTTCAGCAGTACAAATATGCCAAATTTAGTACAGTAACCTTGTAGGACTGAGACCACAACATCACAGACTCAGTTCACCATAAACAATTCCAGCAAATTTTTTGTGGTAAGAATTATTTCTGTACAGTATGCAATACTTCCAAAAAAGTCTGCAATTAATACATCATTTAGATTTTGTTTGAttaaccaggggttctcaaactgtgagtcaagaccccaaagtgggttgtgccCCCATTTGAATGCCTGGTgtaggccctgggccccaggaagtctgaagcccaagcccaagccagggtggtggggctcggtctttggtcccctctcctggggtcatgtagtaatttttgttgtcggaAGGGGGTCacggtacaatgaagtttgagaactgctggattAGACAATACTTTAGTATCACAAAAAAGCCAGCATTTTTCAGTTTGTaaattttttttgtacatttaGCAGCACTAtgagttaggctatgtctacactatgcagcttttgGTGACACAGCCATGCTGCTATAGCCATGGCACTAAAAGGCGCACAgcgtagccgctgtttgtcggctctACTCCCaacaaagtgctgttcacactggcacttgttgTCGACAAAACCTTTGTCTTtcaggagggtgttttttttaacatctctgaatgacaaaagttgtATCTTTCACTTGCCAGTATAGACATATCTTAGTCTAGACTAGGACTTACAAGCATGTTAGCACAGGATAGCTAACATGTTCTAAATATCTACTGTAGACAGGCAGTGAACACTTTTTATCACATGCTAAGCTAGTTGCATTAAAACCCCAGAAAAAGTGTGGTCGTTTAACACATCAAAAGTACATCCAGCCTTGTCTATATTAGATTTTAGTAATGTGTTAGAATATGTTAGGTAGTAGCCCAAGAAAAGACCTTTACACACATCTACGGGGGACCAGAAAACTCCCCTTTTTCCCTCTAAAATGTCAAGACtgaagtagatttttttttaaaagttagtaTAAAAACAAAAGAGATTGATGATCTCCCTTTAAAGCACAAACCCATTAAAAGGTTTATAAATATTATctcttgtatattaaaaaaattacactttcacATTTTAAGGAAACAAGCTAAGAGCTTTCTTTATGTAGGACTCAAATCAAGCCCCACCCCATTAGCTTGTAGAGTTTAGAGGGGTGAAAAATCGACCCATATACATACGTCTGAATCAAGTTTCCTTCTTTGGCGATCTTCAGTGTCAACATCCACACTTCCATTGATTATCTGTGTACACTTTGGACAAAGCTTCCAACCAGGTACAAACTGTCTTCCAAACTTGGCACTTAGAAAAGCTGCATCATCTAAGTCGATTGCACGTAAATTTTTCTTTGATACTTTCCTGTGTATGTTAAATGGGTCACAACATGATTTTTGCAGATCTTCAAATCTGTCAATGTAAATTTTTGCATGATGGAAGCAGATTGTATTGTTCTCAGAAAGAGTCATTCCAGTCCTAAGCTGAAGTAGTAGCAGATCGGATGAAGATAGATCttgcttagtcttgaagccagcgTGACGGGTATAGTATATCTTATGACATTCATTAGCAGTATGGAGTTGAATTCCAACTGAACATGGATCCATCTTACTTGATCAGTATAATCTATTTCACTGTTACTTTGCCTAGAATCAATTCTTTGTAGTCTTTAGTAGTTTCTATGAGGATCACCCTGGAGAAAGCattaaaatcaatcaggtttgtGCTGCAAACCTTTATCTGTGAGCTTGAGAGATTAGATTCAAGtgttaaaaaaaccctaaaattaagttttaagaAATATTAGTGTTCTATTTCCTTTTATTATACTTGATAAGGCTGAGGATATGTTGGATTTTATTCAGAAATTAAGCTATAGTATATATTCATAttcctttcgggggggggggggaaggcttgtATTCAAGTCTAGATATTTAAAGTAGGTCAATATTTACCATACTCATCTATGGAAAAGTACAAATTCCAAGTGTACTATCTATGATACACTGTTGTTTGGCAAGAGACACACATTGAAGCTAGTTGCAAGCCCAACATTAGCCCTTAAAACTGtaaaaaagtttaataaaagctTTGTGAGATTTTCTAGGGCAACACAATGATGCAAGTTGCATGTGCTTGAAGCCAAAGGGTTAAGAAGCATTCATATTGCGTTAATTTGCTTTTCAAAATGCCAAGCCCACTCACAAATAATCTTGAACTAAGAACATAAATTTAACTTGGAGATATAA encodes:
- the ARL14EP gene encoding ARL14 effector protein; this translates as MDPCSVGIQLHTANECHKIYYTRHAGFKTKQDLSSSDLLLLQLRTGMTLSENNTICFHHAKIYIDRFEDLQKSCCDPFNIHRKVSKKNLRAIDLDDAAFLSAKFGRQFVPGWKLCPKCTQIINGSVDVDTEDRQRRKLDSDGRTAKALKSLQFANPGRQTEFAPESSKREKRRLQTKSTSVNSDRQVIPAKSKVYDSQGLLLYSGMDLCDCLDEDCLGCFYACPKCGSNKCGAECRCDRKWLYEQIEIEGGEIIRNKHVG